The genome window CCAAGTCCATAGAACAAACCACCAGCCCAAGTAATTGGGTGAGTCAATGCCATGATAGGATGTTGAATGATGTCTGCCCAAGCCATTTTAGATCCATAAGAATAGTATTTCATTCCAGATACATTTGGGCTAGAAGAGTTGAAGCTATTTACATATGTCGTTGTTAGAGATTGACCCATTGCGATTACATCTTGTGGGCGACCATCACGATATAAAAGTTGGGCCATGAAGCTAAGAGCTGAGTTAGCAAAAGGTTGTAACCAACTTGGGATTGCACCAAGAACGATATTTGCCATCGGAGCACCTTTATGCAAAGAGTTAACTGTTGTTACAGTAGCAGTTTGATTCTTGAATCCTAGATTGGAAACCATGTATCTGATTACAAGTCCACCTTGTGAGTGACCAACCAAATGCACTTTCGAACAACCATTTGCAGGCATCCAAGTATTGAGTGCTGATTTGATTTGGCTTGCACGAACTGGAAGACTGTTTGCAGCTGAACTACCAGGAGTTACAACTTTTGCACCTTGTGATCTTAGATAACCATCTAGGCCACCCCAGTATTTTACGAGACCACCAGCGAGACCTTGTCTGTCATCAAAACCTAAGATTCCGTGAACGAGTGCAAAGCAAGTACCATCAAGTGGTCCTGCGAATACGCTTGCTGGGAAGCTGATAAAAACGGCGAGAAGAAGTGTGAGAAGTTTAGCTTTCATGTTGTTGTCCTTTTTCATTTGAAATTCATTGATAGGATTATATGTAAACAGCTTCAAATTTATGTCAAGAAATTGTGAAATAAATTTCCAAAAAATGTTAAAAAAACATATTCTGGCTTTTTCGAACATAAATTCACTTTTATTCATGAAATTTAGAACAGATTGCCTAGTTATTAGGGCAGAATGATGAAGAAATGAAATTATTTGCATTGCACAATTTTGCATCTATGTCATTCGATATTCATATCCAAGCCATAAAACTGGGAATATACGTTTGACAGGTGAAGGATTTTTGAGAATTCTGAATCCACCGGAGGCTCGCTTGAAATCTTTATTTATTCCACCGAAGTTTGATTTTGCACTGGCTTGGACATTTGATATTGCCTATCCGCTCATGACCAAAGCTATGTTCAATCTTGATCATGTAGTTATATCCCACCAAGATCGAACAAGACTTCGTGAATTATCTCAGAAAAGAGCCGTGTATTTTTCCAACCATCCAACAACTATGGAGCCTCCCGTTGCCTATGCTGTTGCCAATGCAATGGGTTCGCGTTTCCATTTTATGGCATCGAGGAATGTATTTGATTGGGCGGGTGGTTTTGTGGGTGAAGTGATTCGTCGTGTGGGCGCATTTTCTGTATTAGCTGGTGGAGCCGACAGAGATGCGGTCAAAATGTCCAGACAAATCCTTACAGAGCGAGATGGCAAACTGGCAATCTATCCCGAGGGAATGTGCAGTGGAGAAAATGATAATCTATTGCCATTTCTTCCCGGTACGGCACAGATCGGATTCTGGGGATTGGAAGATGCTAAGAAACTAGACCCTAACGCTGATATCACGGTAGTTCCCGCCTTTGTAAAATATGTTCTTGTTGGATCCAAAAGTTTTATTCTCGAAGATATAAAAATTTCGATCGGTCGAATTGAAGCAGCTTTGCATTTAAATTCTGGGAATCGAAACCTTTTGAGACGATTTCTTATGGTAGGCAGATTTCTCTTGGAGAGAACCGAATCTGAATATGGAATCACACCTGATCCTGGACAGGATTATGATTTTCGAGTGGGACGTATTCGACACGAGACACTCAATCGTGCGGCGAAATTATTGAATGTAGAATTTGCTCAAGATGAGAATGCTATTGATAAAATTCGTGAATTGTTTACTGCACTCGACAGTATTGAAGCTGGATTTCCAAGAAAGGGATGTGAGCATGTAACTCCGGAAATTTTTACCCAAGCGAAAAAGGAAGTCGAGAAGGCCTATACATTTCTTGTTACCAAACCAAATCATCTTGTATCTAGGCCAACTGCTGAGCGCTTTATCGAATGGCTTTCCCGATACGAAACCTTGATTTTTGGAAAAACAGGAACTCGAGCGAGAGAAGCCCATGTTTATTTTCCAGAATTTTTTACATTGGGTGAATACTACGATGCATACAAAAAAGACAAAAGAGGCACAGTTGTTGCTGTAACAGAACGTTTGCGAAGTACTTTAGAGAAATTGATGAAGCAGGCAAGTCTTACAACTGCACCTATTGTTCCACCTGAAGATCTGGGAGATATCTAATAGAAACCGATTCCCAGTTTTTAGATTTCGTCTAAGTTTTATATGTCTAGTTCATTCAAACAGAGTAGAGTTCGAATCACCAATGATAAGCCTGTTCAAGAATCCAAAGATTACGTTCTCTATTGGATGCAAGCTTATCGGCGTCTTGCATGGAATCATTCGCTAGACTATGCGATTGCCCTTGCAAACAAACTCAATAAACCATTGGTTGTCTACGAAGGACTTCGCTCGGATTACAAATGGAATTCTCCAAGACTACATAGATTTATTCTAGAGGGAATGTGCGACAACGCAGTTGAAGCAAAAAAACTGGGCATCAACTATTGGTGTTATGTGGAAACAAAATCACAGCCAGCACAAGGACTTCTTAAGAAAATATCCGAGAAAGCCTGTGCAATCGTTACGGATGATTTTCCTTGTTTTATCATACCAGAACAGATCAGTAAACTTTCCTCCAAAGTTGATTGTCAAGTTGTAGCGATTGACGGAAACGGAATCATACCGATTCAAAATTATTCTGGATTTGCATCTGCCGCAAGAGTTCTGAGAATTCGTTTACACAAAATTTTCCCAGAAGCCTATATTCATCGCAGTGCCCCAACCCATTCGAAATCAAAATTATCAGCTATCAGTAAACCGATTAAGGCACCATTTCGGGAATTTTCATGTAAGTCAGAGGACATTGATTCCACATTAAAGAATATAGATTTCTCAAATTCTATCGAGCCTTACTCTCCTATGATTGGTGGAAGAAAACAAGCCTTGCGCTTGCTAAAAGATTTTTTAGAAAATAAATTATTGCGTTATGGAAAAGAAAGATCCAATCCGGGTGCACCCGATATGGTACCTTCCAGCGGACTCTCCGCATATTTGCATTTTGGATTTATTTCCGCTGAAGAAGTAATTACAGCGGTGCTCGAGACAAGCGACGAATCTAAGAAATGGGCACCCGATCTATTGAATCAGGATTTTCGTGGTAAGCGAGAAGGATTTTTTTCCAAGAAGGATGAAATCAATTCTTATCTCGATGAACTCATCACTTGGCGTGATATAGGTTACCTTTTGTTCTGGGAGAAAAAAGAATTCCGAAAAGATCTCGATGTCTTACCCGATTGGGTAAAATCCATTCTCGACAAACATAAAAAAGACAAAAGAGATTATAAATACTCAAGGTCTGATTGGGAGTCTGGCAATACTCACGATCCAATCTGGAATGCCGCACAAAAAGAACTCATCCACACTGGTAAAATGCACAATTATATGAGAATGCTATGGGGCAAAAAATTGATTGAATGGAGCGAAAGTTTCGAAGAAGCATTTGAACTCATGGAAGAATTCAACAATCTCTATGCTTATGATGGACGAAACCCCAATTCCTATACTGGCATATTGTGGTGCTTTGGATTATTTGACAGACCTTGGTTTCCAGAACGAAATGTACTTGGCAATCTAAGATATATGTCATCGGATTCCACAAAGAAAAAATTCAAGCTGGGAGCATATTTGGATTACGTCAATTCTCTCAGTGGTCATAAGGAGAGTCTATTTTGAATCCAGATATATTCGAAGATATGATTCTAGCTGTAGACAATGTCTATAAGCATCAGGTCATTTTGTTCAATGACGATGTAAATAGCTTCGAACATGTAGAAGATTGCCTTATGAATATCTGCAAAAAAACCAAAAAAGAAGCCATACGAATCGCTATGGAAACCCATGAATCCGGAAAAGCCGTTTGTTATACTGGAAGTCTTGAAGAGTGCGAGACAGTGGGCGAGAAACTCGCACAAGAGGGATTGACCGTTTCCGTCCATTAGGTTGAAGCTGAATTTCAATCCTTCGAAAATGACTGTTAGGAGAGTTTCGACTACCTGATTTTTCTAATTATTATTCAATTTCTACTTGATATAGCAGTGTTTTCCCGCATTTTATGTTCATGTTGGTTACACAAAAAGACCTTGATCAGATCTACAGTAAAGTCCGCTCCGATTTCGGGGGATCAAAAGATTCCAGTTTTGCCCTTCTACATTTAAGTCGAGAATGGAAAAAAGATAGCAATTCTATAGGCCACCATATTTTTCATAATGGTGATAGCTTAGGAATCAATGCCTACTATGTTGATGTTCAGAGAAAAAATCTTTATCTGTATAAATATTCTTGGTCCAATTCTCCGTCTGTGTTCAAAGAGCCGATTCGTCGCATGGCACATGAAGGCTTGGACAAATTGTTCGGAAACGTAGCACCCGAATCCCAAGAGAAAAAATTCCTAAATCAAATTCGCTCTGAATGCTTAGAGAATCAATCCATCATACAAAGAGTTTTCGTATATTTCGTGTTCAACGGAGATCCAGAAGCTGCGGATCGCAGTGAAGCAATATCGAGCTTAAGAGAAGATCTAGAAAACAAAAAACATCTTCTCGATACTTTCTTTCAGAAAAATATTTCACTTACCATTGATTTTCTATCTAATCAGACAAGAAAACGAGCTGGTCTATCTCATACGACAACTACTCATCAATATAAGATGAAACTTTCCAGTCCACCAATCCGCAAAAAAGCATCTGGCGGAGAAGAAATGAACTTATGCATTTTAAAATTGAATGATCTGTACAAAATGTACAAAGAAATGGGCCAGCGTCTTTTCGAAAGGAATATTCGATCTGCACTTTCTCTAGACAACAATCCTAATCGTGCAATTCGTCACGCATTGAAATCAATTG of Leptospira sp. GIMC2001 contains these proteins:
- a CDS encoding lysophospholipid acyltransferase family protein is translated as MKSLFIPPKFDFALAWTFDIAYPLMTKAMFNLDHVVISHQDRTRLRELSQKRAVYFSNHPTTMEPPVAYAVANAMGSRFHFMASRNVFDWAGGFVGEVIRRVGAFSVLAGGADRDAVKMSRQILTERDGKLAIYPEGMCSGENDNLLPFLPGTAQIGFWGLEDAKKLDPNADITVVPAFVKYVLVGSKSFILEDIKISIGRIEAALHLNSGNRNLLRRFLMVGRFLLERTESEYGITPDPGQDYDFRVGRIRHETLNRAAKLLNVEFAQDENAIDKIRELFTALDSIEAGFPRKGCEHVTPEIFTQAKKEVEKAYTFLVTKPNHLVSRPTAERFIEWLSRYETLIFGKTGTRAREAHVYFPEFFTLGEYYDAYKKDKRGTVVAVTERLRSTLEKLMKQASLTTAPIVPPEDLGDI
- a CDS encoding lipase family alpha/beta hydrolase, which produces MKAKLLTLLLAVFISFPASVFAGPLDGTCFALVHGILGFDDRQGLAGGLVKYWGGLDGYLRSQGAKVVTPGSSAANSLPVRASQIKSALNTWMPANGCSKVHLVGHSQGGLVIRYMVSNLGFKNQTATVTTVNSLHKGAPMANIVLGAIPSWLQPFANSALSFMAQLLYRDGRPQDVIAMGQSLTTTYVNSFNSSSPNVSGMKYYSYGSKMAWADIIQHPIMALTHPITWAGGLFYGLGGANDGVVPLTSQKWGTWKGEPSDYWFATGIDHLQATNFQWTGQSFFNVNAHYLNIAKNAKAGL
- a CDS encoding ATP-dependent Clp protease adaptor ClpS, translated to MNPDIFEDMILAVDNVYKHQVILFNDDVNSFEHVEDCLMNICKKTKKEAIRIAMETHESGKAVCYTGSLEECETVGEKLAQEGLTVSVH
- a CDS encoding FAD-binding domain-containing protein; the encoded protein is MSSSFKQSRVRITNDKPVQESKDYVLYWMQAYRRLAWNHSLDYAIALANKLNKPLVVYEGLRSDYKWNSPRLHRFILEGMCDNAVEAKKLGINYWCYVETKSQPAQGLLKKISEKACAIVTDDFPCFIIPEQISKLSSKVDCQVVAIDGNGIIPIQNYSGFASAARVLRIRLHKIFPEAYIHRSAPTHSKSKLSAISKPIKAPFREFSCKSEDIDSTLKNIDFSNSIEPYSPMIGGRKQALRLLKDFLENKLLRYGKERSNPGAPDMVPSSGLSAYLHFGFISAEEVITAVLETSDESKKWAPDLLNQDFRGKREGFFSKKDEINSYLDELITWRDIGYLLFWEKKEFRKDLDVLPDWVKSILDKHKKDKRDYKYSRSDWESGNTHDPIWNAAQKELIHTGKMHNYMRMLWGKKLIEWSESFEEAFELMEEFNNLYAYDGRNPNSYTGILWCFGLFDRPWFPERNVLGNLRYMSSDSTKKKFKLGAYLDYVNSLSGHKESLF